The DNA window CCCCTCCCTTATGCATTTCATAATCGCCTTGCCAAACTTTAACCAATTGTTGGATTAGTCGAATACACATGCCAGCACCACCTATTGGAATCGCTAAAAATGGAATCCACATTGGTAGCTGCATCGCGGGTGTAACTTGGCCATTCGTGATACTGCTCAATACTAAGTCTGTTCCAAAATAAGCTAAAAACAACGCCATTCCAAACCAAATTACGAGCGTGATTGTTTCTAAAATTTTTCTTGGCAATCCTTTAAAACGTGTAATAAAAGCTTCTACGCGAATATGCTCTCGCAATTTCACCGCATAACTTGCTCCTATCCATACTTGAAAGATATGTATATAACGCGCCATTTCTTCTGTCCAACTTGGTGCATTCGAAAATACATATCGGCCAATAACTTGGCCAAAAATTAAAGCGACCATCAGTACTAATGTAAAAACTAGAAAAGCCTCTTCTGCTTTCTCAAATTTCTTAATCATGCATGCACTTCCTTTCATAAAACGAAAAATCAAGGAATTTCTCCCTTGATTTTTCAACTATTATTCATTTGCTGCTAATGCTTGGTCGATCAATTCTTTCCCAATTTGATCTTCGTATTTTGTGTAAACCGATTTTGCCGCTTCACGGAATTCGTCGCGTTGCTCATCTGTTAAATCGTTTACTTGCATACCTTCATCTTTAATTTTGTCAAGGAACTCTCCATCTTGTTGCTGAGCCAATTCACGTTGTTCTGTACGGAATTCCTCTGCTGCTGCTGTCATAATTTCTTGTAAATCTTCTGGTAGATCGTTGTAAACATCATCATTAATAAGTAAAGCCGTTGCTGCGTAAACATGACCTGTTAACGTTAAGTAATCTTGTACTTCGTAAAATTTATTTGTGTAGTAAAGAGAAACCGGGCAATCCATTGCATCGTAAGTTCCTTGCTGTAAAGCCGTATAAAGTTCACCAAAAGCAAATGGAGATGCATTTGCACCAAATGCATTAAATGTATCTGTGTGTAATGGGCTTTCTAAGGTCCTCATTTTCAAACCTGCCATATCTTCTGGAGATTCGATAGGTCCCTCGTTATTCGAAACGTGGCGGAATCCATTTTCACCAAAAACCAATCCTTTTAAATCATTGTTTTTAAGATCCGCCATTAATTCCTGGCCAAGCTCTCCATCCAACGCTTTGTATGCTGCTTCGTTGTTATTAAACAAGAATGGCAAGTCAAATACTTGGAACTTTTCATTAAACGAAGCCATTGCTGCAACAGCGGGAATCGTCATTTCGATGTTACCCAGCTGTACGGCTTCAATCGCTTCTCGGTCAGAGCCGTATAATTGGCCATTCGGGTATAATTCAACGATCAAGCGTCCATCTGATTCTGACTCTAGTCTTTCTTTAAACGCTACTGCTGCAACATGAGAAGATTGTTCCTCTGGTACTAAATGGGCAAGTCGCAACGTGTATGTATCTTCCCCGGCTTCCCCATCTTCTGTTGTTGTCGTTCCACTGTCCGGTCTACCGCATGCAGATAAGATGAATATACCAATAAGTAATAATCCGAGTAATTTTTTCATAGTTCCTCCTGTGTACTGTATTTTAATAGCCGACTTTCAATATTGTCTAAGTGAATGTTTAGCTGCTGTTTGGCTTTTTCTACATCCCCTTGCTTTATTGCTTCGAGAATTGATAAATGTTCTTCATATGCTTTTTTTGAACTATCGGCTGCAGTATCAGATAGCAATAAAAAAGCTCTGCTACCTCCGCTATTAACATTATTTATCATTTCTTTTAAACGGTTATTGCGGTGGTTTTGATACAATAACGAATGAAATTCTTGGTCTAAATCCATAAATTCCACTACTTTTTTTTCTTCTACCGCCTGCAATTGTCGTTTAATATTATTTGTTAACCTATCGATAGCCGGTCGTTGTTTATCATCTGTGAGATTTTCGAGTCCTTTAATTTCGAGTAGTCGGCGAAGTTCCATAATCTCAACGATATCTTGAGATGTAAAAGCCGCTACTATTGCGGGTTTAGGTTTTCTTAACTCGATCAAGGCATCAATCGCCAATCGTTTTAACGCTTCTCGTAAAGGAGTCCTGCTGATGCCAAGTTCATGCGCTAATTTTTCCTCTGGCAACTCTTGTCCAGGCTTTAGCTCTCCCGTAATAATCATTTTTTTGATATATTCGTAGGCTCGATCTGCCAACGTAGCTTGTTTCGTAATCTTTTCCATAATTCCTCCCTTCTTAATAATTAATCTACAGGTTGTATACTGTATACAGAAAGTATAGAATAGACAGAACTATTTGTATAGAGAAAATCGAAATTTTCTAATAACTTCCCCCTTTTTTATTAGTACCAATAAAACGGATAGCTACTACACTTTTTTTACGTGAAGGAGATGCAATTTTATGGAGAGCACATGGATTGACCAATTACAAAACACATTAAAAATAGATCAATATTCAACAAGTGTTAGCGAGTTGTATCGACATAGCCACGATGAATCGGATCATCCCGCTGTAGAACCTAAAATTGTGTGCTTTCCAGAATCCAAAGAAGATGTGCTAGCAATTATGAAAATTGCTCGTGAAGCATCGATTCCTGTTACACCGTTTGGCAGCGGCTCTGGTTTAGAAGGACAAGCGATTCCAATGAAAGGCGGTATTTCACTAAACTTCGAGCGCATGAATCAGGTCGTGAAATTCTCACCCGAAGATTTACTGGTAACCGTACAACCAGGCATCACTCGCCTTCAATTAAATAGCATTGTTAATCGACATGGCTTGCAGTTCCCAGTAGACCCAGGTGCAGATGCTACAATTGGCGGCATGACCGCTACTAATGCTAGTGGAACGACCGCAGTTCGTTACGGTGTGATGCGAGACCAGATTATTGATTTGGAAATCGTTTTAGCAGACGGTACCCTCCTACATACAGGAACAAAAGCAAAAAAATCATCTTCAGGCTATCATTTGACTGGATTGTTTACTGGATCAGAAGGAACGCTTGGCATCATTACAGAAATCACGTTAAAACTTCACGGTATTCCAGAGCATACGATTGCTGCTAGCTGTACGTTTGAAACACCTCATCAATGTGCTGATGCAGCTCATATGATTCTACTTAGCGGCATCCCTGTACAACGCATGGAATTTGTTGACGCATATAGCATTGCCAAAGTGAACGATTACGGTAATTATGGACTTCCTGAAAAACACTCATTATTTTTTGAGTTTGCTGGCATGAAAATTGCAGCAGAAGAAGAAGCCACATTAGCACACGAATTGTTAGTGGATATGAATTGTGAAAACTGGCGGATTGCGGCAGATTCTGAAGAGCGCGCATCCATTTGGAAAGCACGTCACGAAATGGCTTACGCTTACCGGCATCAAGCAGGAATGACCATCACAGGAGGAGATGTATGTGTTCCAATTTCTAAATTGCCAGAACTAATCGATTATGCTCGTGAACTGATTGCTGAAAGTGGATTAGAAGGCGGTGTTTTAGGTCATATTGGTGACGGCAATTTTCATACTTCAATTGCATACGATGCCAAAGACCCTAAACAGCAACTTGCCGCTGAAAAAATAAACGAAAAATTAGCTTATCGTGCCATTAGACTCGAAGGCACTTGCACAGGTGAGCACGGTGTGGGACTTGGCAAAATGAAGTATCAAGATGCAGAACACGGATCTGCAGTTGCTATTATGAAAAATATGAAACAAATGTTGGATCCAAATAATTTACTAAATCCAGGAAAAATATTCATATAAAAGCCAGCTGGGACTATTCTCTCCTAGCTGGCTTTTATGCGAGTAATTAGAATCCGAGACGTTCCCTGACGCTAGCCGCATAGTTTTGACTAACCGGTAAAATTGAGCCATCTTTAAGCATCAATTGATAATTCGATGCAATGTCTCGAGAAATTTCTTCTATATAGTCGATGTTGACGATATAAGATCGATGAATCGGTAAAAAATTATCAGGTAATTGATGCTTTAAATTTTTCAATGTATGTATTGCACAATACGTTTCATCTTCTGAATAAAACCATGTTTTCTTTTGACTGCTTTCGATATGAGAAACTTTATTGACAGCAACAGGACGCCAAGTATCTTCATACTTACCCGTTAGAAATCGGATCGTTTTATTTTTACGAACTAAATAATCTGGCGGCAAAATAACAACGAGTACACCTTTTTTCTCACCTAACTTGACTGGGTAGCCAATGCCATAATAAGGCGTTCCGAAAATAGACTCTTCAACAAACATTTCCATTCGTTGTCCTTCTTTTTTCGCACGTGCCGCGATACTGCCAGGAAGTACTGATTGACCTTCTCGAATCTGCAAATCATGAACTCCGGCTTTATAGTAGATATAACGATCTTCTACCGCAATTGCAATCGACGCTTCTTTCGGAATCCAGTCCCCAATTATAAAACCCATTTGTTCCAACATCGTGTTCTCCATCCCCGACTCCCCTTTCTAATGTGCTTATCGCCAAATAGTCGCTTTTATCGCTAATTATTCCTTTTTGTCCTGTTTAGAAGACAGTTAGAATTTTCTGTTATATATTAATATACATCAAAACATACTGTATTAATACAGATGATTAATTTTTTTCAGAAAGGGATGATTTTTTGTTAACAAAAACGACGATGACGATAAAGGGTCAAGAAATTCCAGGAATGGAAACGATTTTAACGCCTGAAGCATTAGCGTTTATCGAGAAGCTACATATTAATTTTGATAAACAACGCGTCAAACTTTTAGAAAAACGTCAAGTACGTCAACAAGAAATTGATGCCGGAAAAAAATTAGATTTTTTGCCAGAAACGAAACATATTCGCAATAACAACTGGACGATCGCTCCGCTTCCAGAAGATATGAAAGATCGCCGCGTTGAAATTACAGGTCCGACAAACCGTAAAATGCTCATTAATGCCTTAAACTCTGGAGCTAAAATGTTTATGGCAGATTTAGAAGACGCTACTTCACCTAACTGGTTTAATGTCATTGACGGCCAAATCAACTTACGCGATGCGGTTCGACGTCAAATTGATTTTGAAGCTCCTGAAACTGGTAAAAAATATGCGTTAAATGAGCAAACGGCTGTATTAATGGTTCGCCCTCGTGGATGGCATTTGCTTGAAAAAAACATTCTTATCGATGGAAAGGCAATTTCGGGTAGTTTAGTCGATTTCGGATTGTATTTTTTCCACAATGCGAAAGAATTGATTGAACGCGGGACAGGTCCTTATTTCTATCTTCCAAAAATGGAAAGTCATTTAGAAGCACGCCTTTGGAATGATGTATTCGTTTTCGCACAAAATGAATTAGGAATTCCTCAAGGATCGATACGCGCAACCGTATTAATTGAAACTATTATGGCTGCTTTTGAAATGGATGAAATTTTATACGAATTACGCGAACATTCAGCTGGTCTAAACTGCGGTCGTTGGGATTATATTTTTAGTGTCATCAAGCGAATGAGAAATTTACCAGAATATCTTTTTCCAAATCGTTCACAAGTGACTATGACTGTTCCATTTATGCGTGCTTACACACAATTGTGTATTAAAACTTGTCATAGAAGGAATGCACCAGCACTCGGCGGAATGGCTGCACAAATTCCTGTTAAAGGAGATGATGAAGCCAATGCAGCTGCTTTCCAAAAAGTAGCTGAAGACAAGCGACGTGAAGCCATGGACGGTCACGATGGAACATGGGTGGCGCATCCCGGAATGGTTGCGATTGCGATGGAGCAGTTTGACGAACATATGCTTACGCCAAACCAAATCGATAAGAAGCGTGAGGACGTTCAAGTTACGGCTGAACAGTTAGTTGAAGTACCAACCGGTACCATTACAGAGGACGGATTACGTTCGAATATTTCAGTTGGCATTCAATACATCGCTTCTTGGTTGTCTGGTAATGGCGCAGCTCCGATTAATAACTTGATGGAAGATGCTGCGACAGCTGAAATTTCCCGCTCTCAAGTATGGCAATGGGTTCGACATCCTAAAGGAGTTTTAGAAGATGGACGAAATATCGACATTCCTTTATTCCACGAGGTGATCGAAGAAGAAACAGCTAACATCAAACAAACAGTTGGAGACACACGATATTCATCCGGTAATTTTGAGGAAGCGCGTGAGTTGTTTACAAATCTTACGTTACAAAGTGAATTTGCTGAATTTTTGACACTGCCAGGTTATGAAAAACTAAACTAAACTATTGGAGGAGATCAAAATGAAAAACACTCAAACTTTCAAAAAACGGACGAAAAAAGAATGCCGGGAATGTGGCTGCGAAATCAAAGAACGCCGTGAATCCATTATTTACGAATGCGAACGTTGCATTGCCAATGTAGAAGAATAATGAAAAAAGAGGAAAACCAATAAATATGGTTTTCCTCTTCTTCGTTACTATCTTATTTTCTCTAATAGTCTTTCTTGGTCATCAACTTGATATTTGCCAATTTCCCCTGCTGTCGGAACGATGGCCTCGCCTTTAAAATCAAAGGTTTCGGTTTCGTCTATGTCGTTTTCATACATAACTTGGAAAGTGAATGTATACAAGGTTTTCTCTACTTCATTTTGGTTGATTTCAATATTGGCTGTTTTTAGTTTGTATTCTTGATCTGAAAAACTATACAAAAATGCATCTGTCTTGCTAAAAGTTTCATACGCGTTGTCAGTAAAATAAGGAGCGTAAGTATCACTCATATAATCCATTAATGCTTTATATTCTGGTGAATTCAACCAAGCATTATATTGTTCCTCATCCATATCACCCGTTTGACTGTCCATTGCGGTATTCCATAATTCGCGGTACTCTTCATCTGGACCGTTAAATTGTTTTTCAATCACAGCTTGAATCGCTGATTTGTCTTTTTCAACAGAATCTGTAATTTTTTCAGTTTCTACTTCTTTGGCTTCACCATTTTCTGAACAACCCGCAATTAGTAAAAAAGAAATGAGCATTAGCACAATCCCCATAAGTTTTTTACTCCTTATGAACTTCCCCATACATATTCCCCCTTTAGTCTGTAGAAAGTAATTAACAATTATACGAATCAAATCTCAAAAAGTTCCAATTATTCCATAAAAATTACTTTTGCTTTGTAGAATGAAAGATATTCCTTTAAAAACAAAAATATCCCTTAACATCACAGTCATGACGTTAAGGGAAAGCTTTATCTTTACTCTTGATTGGATGATTTAAACCGGTACCTTGTATCCTCTTCAAGTTTATTGAAAACTTCAATGTAACGAGTACCACCTTGCTCGCGCGCGTTTGGCGTATCCTCGCCTTCAAGAATTTCTTCTAGCGGTCGTGCTTCGGGTTCAATGATTACTGAATCATAGTCGTCCATTAACCCTTGAAGTTCATTATAGTTTTCGATGTCTTTGTCTTTTCTCACTTCTTCAAATAGTCGATCTGATTCGTCTTGTGTTAGTTCTACGTATCCGACTGTGATCTGCTTTTTCTCCATTTTGTAACCTCCTGTAACTTAGCCGTTATTTCTTATTCCATACCCTGAAAATCAAAATACATAAACCTACAACTGTCGCTTACTGGAAGATAGCTCTAGTTTCCGCTATGATAAAAGCTATAGAAAAAAGAACTGGAGTTGATTTTTTTGCGCGTAGCGATATTCGATTTTGACGGAACA is part of the Planococcus sp. PAMC 21323 genome and encodes:
- a CDS encoding TRAP transporter small permease, translated to MIKKFEKAEEAFLVFTLVLMVALIFGQVIGRYVFSNAPSWTEEMARYIHIFQVWIGASYAVKLREHIRVEAFITRFKGLPRKILETITLVIWFGMALFLAYFGTDLVLSSITNGQVTPAMQLPMWIPFLAIPIGGAGMCIRLIQQLVKVWQGDYEMHKGGDLPA
- a CDS encoding TRAP transporter substrate-binding protein; protein product: MKKLLGLLLIGIFILSACGRPDSGTTTTEDGEAGEDTYTLRLAHLVPEEQSSHVAAVAFKERLESESDGRLIVELYPNGQLYGSDREAIEAVQLGNIEMTIPAVAAMASFNEKFQVFDLPFLFNNNEAAYKALDGELGQELMADLKNNDLKGLVFGENGFRHVSNNEGPIESPEDMAGLKMRTLESPLHTDTFNAFGANASPFAFGELYTALQQGTYDAMDCPVSLYYTNKFYEVQDYLTLTGHVYAATALLINDDVYNDLPEDLQEIMTAAAEEFRTEQRELAQQQDGEFLDKIKDEGMQVNDLTDEQRDEFREAAKSVYTKYEDQIGKELIDQALAANE
- a CDS encoding GntR family transcriptional regulator, with amino-acid sequence MEKITKQATLADRAYEYIKKMIITGELKPGQELPEEKLAHELGISRTPLREALKRLAIDALIELRKPKPAIVAAFTSQDIVEIMELRRLLEIKGLENLTDDKQRPAIDRLTNNIKRQLQAVEEKKVVEFMDLDQEFHSLLYQNHRNNRLKEMINNVNSGGSRAFLLLSDTAADSSKKAYEEHLSILEAIKQGDVEKAKQQLNIHLDNIESRLLKYSTQEEL
- a CDS encoding FAD-binding oxidoreductase, coding for MESTWIDQLQNTLKIDQYSTSVSELYRHSHDESDHPAVEPKIVCFPESKEDVLAIMKIAREASIPVTPFGSGSGLEGQAIPMKGGISLNFERMNQVVKFSPEDLLVTVQPGITRLQLNSIVNRHGLQFPVDPGADATIGGMTATNASGTTAVRYGVMRDQIIDLEIVLADGTLLHTGTKAKKSSSGYHLTGLFTGSEGTLGIITEITLKLHGIPEHTIAASCTFETPHQCADAAHMILLSGIPVQRMEFVDAYSIAKVNDYGNYGLPEKHSLFFEFAGMKIAAEEEATLAHELLVDMNCENWRIAADSEERASIWKARHEMAYAYRHQAGMTITGGDVCVPISKLPELIDYARELIAESGLEGGVLGHIGDGNFHTSIAYDAKDPKQQLAAEKINEKLAYRAIRLEGTCTGEHGVGLGKMKYQDAEHGSAVAIMKNMKQMLDPNNLLNPGKIFI
- a CDS encoding LytTR family DNA-binding domain-containing protein, with the translated sequence MENTMLEQMGFIIGDWIPKEASIAIAVEDRYIYYKAGVHDLQIREGQSVLPGSIAARAKKEGQRMEMFVEESIFGTPYYGIGYPVKLGEKKGVLVVILPPDYLVRKNKTIRFLTGKYEDTWRPVAVNKVSHIESSQKKTWFYSEDETYCAIHTLKNLKHQLPDNFLPIHRSYIVNIDYIEEISRDIASNYQLMLKDGSILPVSQNYAASVRERLGF
- the aceB gene encoding malate synthase A; its protein translation is MTIKGQEIPGMETILTPEALAFIEKLHINFDKQRVKLLEKRQVRQQEIDAGKKLDFLPETKHIRNNNWTIAPLPEDMKDRRVEITGPTNRKMLINALNSGAKMFMADLEDATSPNWFNVIDGQINLRDAVRRQIDFEAPETGKKYALNEQTAVLMVRPRGWHLLEKNILIDGKAISGSLVDFGLYFFHNAKELIERGTGPYFYLPKMESHLEARLWNDVFVFAQNELGIPQGSIRATVLIETIMAAFEMDEILYELREHSAGLNCGRWDYIFSVIKRMRNLPEYLFPNRSQVTMTVPFMRAYTQLCIKTCHRRNAPALGGMAAQIPVKGDDEANAAAFQKVAEDKRREAMDGHDGTWVAHPGMVAIAMEQFDEHMLTPNQIDKKREDVQVTAEQLVEVPTGTITEDGLRSNISVGIQYIASWLSGNGAAPINNLMEDAATAEISRSQVWQWVRHPKGVLEDGRNIDIPLFHEVIEEETANIKQTVGDTRYSSGNFEEARELFTNLTLQSEFAEFLTLPGYEKLN
- a CDS encoding YhfH family protein, coding for MKNTQTFKKRTKKECRECGCEIKERRESIIYECERCIANVEE